The Acidimicrobiales bacterium sequence AGTCCGAGCCCCAAGCCGCCGAAGCTCCGGGTGTCAGAGGTATCACCTTGCACGAAGTCAGCGAACGCCAGTTCCTGCTCCTGCGGCGTCATCCCCTTGCCTCGGTCGACCACGCTTACCTCGAGGCCGCCGTCGACGGGCGCAGCGGTCACCGTGATCTTGCCCCCGTCGCCCGAGAACTTCACGGCGTTGTCGACCAGCTCGTCGAGGCTCAGGGTCAGCCACCGCCGGTCGACCTGCACCTTGGGCACGCCGCGGCTCACCCGGCGCACGATCGACCGGGTGCCGTTAACCCGTTCGTCCCACCGCTTCACCACTTCGTCGACCAGGGCTCGCACCTCGACCACCTCGGGGCGGAGGATGACGCGACCGGCGCCCGCCGAGGCGAAGAACTCCAGCATCTGCACGATGCGGAACAACGCCTTGGACTGCTTGAGGATCTCGCCGTGCCACTGGCGGGCCCGCTCGGGCGGCACGTCCTTGCGGGTAAGCAGGTCGGCGTAGCCCATGATCCCGGTCAGCGGGGTGCGCAACTCGTGGCCGATGCGCGAGAGAAACTCCGTCTTCATCTGCTCGACCTCGCGCTCGCGGCGCAGGTCGCGCAGCACGAACACCGCACCGGCCAGCTCCCCCGCCAAGTCGCGCAGCGGACCGCCCAGGACCGACACGGGGATGCGGCTGCCGTCCTGGTGGTCGACCCAGCCTTCGGCGTGCCAGCGGGTGGGCGACAGCCGGGTGAGGCGGCCGCCGATGTCGGTGCCGTCGTCGGCGCTGAGGCTGACCACTTCGTCGGCCCGTTGCTCACGCGCCGAGGCGGCGCCGATGCCGAGCAACTCCTCAGCGGCCTGGTTGAAGTCGGTGATGCGGCCGGTGGCGTCGACGGCGATGAGCGCCTCGCCCATGCCCGCCACGACCGCTTCCAAGCGGCTGCGCAGGCGGCTTTCCGCTTCGGTCTTCTCCTGGATCGACAAGGCCATCGAGTCGAAGGCGCTGCCCAACACGCCGACCTCGTCGTCGCTGGCGATCTCGGCCCGCACGTTGAGCTCGCCGCGCTGGATGCCCTCGGCCACTCGGGTCAGGCGGCGCAGGCCTGCGCCGATGCGCTCGCCCACGATCGACGCCAGCAGCAGGGCGAGCAGGGTGCCACCCAGGGCGATGACGAACAGGGTGCGGAACAAGCGATCGCGCGAGTCGCCCACGATGGCGGTCGGGGTGGAAGCGGCCATGGCGAGGATGGGGCGCTCGTCCTCCATGCGCACCGGGCGGATGGCCACGAAACGGGTAGGCGTGATGGTCGACTCGGCCCGGCCGGTGTCGATCACCGTCTTGGCCAACGACAGCACGGTGCCCGCAGGCGGGCGGGGGCCGAACGACGCCACGAAGCGGTCACGATCCGCCAAGGCCAGCGAGAGCGACTCGTCGTCGCTGGAGCGCACGTTGAGGTAGTCGTCGTTGAGCCGGGAGACGGCGATGGCCACGCCGAGCAGGACGGGCGAGGCCCCTTGCTGCTGCATGCGCGCCGGTGAGGCGGCCACCGCGAAGGCCTGGCCCGCCAGCACGTCGACCGAGTTGCGGGCCGACAGCGTCTGGATCGACTGGCGCACGATCTCCGAGCCGGCCAAGGCCACGGCTGTGGCGTTGTCGATGCCGGTGACGCCGAGGACCTCGCCGGTCGGGGCCACAAAGGCCAGGGGCGTGCCGAGGAAGTAGGTCGACGACAACGCCGCCAGTTCGGGGTTGAGGTTGCCCTCGCCCGGGCCGGTGAAGTCGAGGATGGCCTGGGCCCGCTGGCTGCCGAGGTTGGCGGCCACGATCTTGGCTTCGGCCAGGCGGGCCGCCCCTTCCCGGCGGGCGAAGGTCGCTTCCGAGCGGGCACGGGCGTCGAGGCGGGTGAGCTCCTGGTCCTCCACGGTGTTGGCCAGGACTGCCGACAGCGCCACCGACAGCACGAGCACGACCAGCAGGAGGGCGCCCGCCGCGCTGGCCGCCACCCGGGCGGCGATGGACCGGCGGCTGGCGGTGAGCACCGACGAGCCGATGCCCGCGGCACCGATGACGAGCAAGGCGGCGGGGACGTTGCTGGTCGTGGTCGTGGCCGCCGCCACGGTGGCTGCCGCGGTGCCGGCCATGCCCACCCACATGAGGCGGCGCGATGTGCGCCCGCCGCACCACGGGACGGAGCCGAACAACAAGGCGGCCACGCCCGCGCCGCGCAGGCTGAGCAGGAGGGGGTCGTCGCCGCTTTCGATGAGGCTGGAGCCGTGGAAGAAGGCGGCGGCGGAGAGGGAGAGGAAGCCGACGGCCAACAGGGCACGGGAGCCGAGCGGGCGCGCCACCAGCTCCCCGCGCAGGACGACGAGGGCCAGCCCCGCTGCCGAGGCGAGGAACAGCACGAATTCGGCGGCGAACTGGAACTGGGCGGCCGAAGCGGACATACGTCTACTTATCGGCGGGAAGCGGGGCGATCCCAGGAATTCGGGTCACCGGCTCCCCCCTGCTGTGGCCGCCGTGATGTCGCCGCCGAGACGGCCCAACGCCTGGATGGCCTCCTCCAAGGTGGCCACCTTCACGATCTGCAGCTTGCTGCCCGCGTGCGACAGCGCCACCTCGTACTCGCCCGGCGGCACGAGGAAGACGTCTGCTCCTTGGTTGCGGACGGCCGCCGTCTTCTGGGCGACCCCGCCGACTTCGCCGACTTCGCCGTTCATGTCGATGGTGCCGGTGACCGCCACCTTCTTGCCCCCGGTGAGCTCGCCCGCCGAGAGCTGCTCGATGAGGCCGAGGGCGAAGGCCAGGCCCGCCGAGGGGCCGCCGATGCGACCGCTGTCGATGTTCACCTCGAAGGGCTTGTCGAAGCGGCGGTCCTTGGTCTGCATGACCACGCCGAGGAAGGCGTTGCCCTCTCGCTCGCCCAGGGTAACCTCTTCGATGCGGGTGGTGCCGTTGCTGTCGGTCACCTCGATGCGGGCGACTTCGCCGGGCCGGTGAGAGCGGATGCGGTCGACGGCGGCCTGCGACACGGTCGTCGGAACGCCGTCGACGGCGGTGATGGCGTCGCCCGGGGCGAGGCGCCCGGAGGCCGGTGAGCCGTCGCTGACCTGGACGACGAGGGCGCCCTTGCCGGTCTCGGGCACGTTGTGGCCGAGCTGGCGCAGGGCGACGACGATGGCCGTCTCCTTGGAGTCGTCCATGAGCTGGAGGTTCTGCTGGCGGTACTGCGCCGGCGGGGTGCGGCCCAGGATCTGCTCTTCGGGCACGACGTCGACCTCGTCGTCGAGCCAGCCCTGCACGGCGCCCAGCGCCTTGACCCGCTGGAGGGAGACGGTGGCCAGGTAGACCTCGCCGCGGCTCGGGTAGAGGCGACCCTCGGGCGCCCGGATGAGCTCGTCGACCTCACGGGCGTCGCCGGGTGCGATGGCGTAGTACGGGAGATCGGTGTTGAGAGAGACGGCGAGGGTGAGAAGGCCGATGACCACGTGCGGCACCCACCAGAAGTGCAGCCACAGGGGGCGTTCGGGCGCCGGTTGGAGGCCGCTCCCCGATGGCACACCCGTCCCGGAGTCGGGCACTACCATCGGGTCGATCGTGTCCACGTCCGTGACTTGCCTCTTCGGGATGCCGGCGGGTGGGCCGGGCGGCCGCAATAAGTGTGCGGGACAGCCTGCCATGGAACCGGCCGCTATCGGCGCCGTCCTGGTCGGCGCGCCATGACGGAGCCCGAGGAGGGACCGGAGGCGCCCAAGGCGCCCGACCTGAGCACCAAGCCGGTGCTCGAGTGGACGGCCGACGAATGGCGGGCGTGGATCGAGACCACGCGCGTGCCCGAGCAGTCGGCCGCCTCGCCCGCGGCAGAGGCGGCGCCGACCAAGGACTGGTGGGACCGCTTGGCCGGCGACCAGCCCCGTCAGGCGCCCGCTCCGGGCCCGTCGACCGCTCCCCCGCGGCCTGAGCCGGGGTCCGCGCCACCGAATGTGCCTGCGCGTCCGGAGGCGACCGATGCGCCGTCGCCGCCCGAGCCGGCTTCATGGCCGCGGCCTGCGCCCGCCGCGGCGGCGCCGACTTCGCCCGCCGCACCTCCGCGGCCTGAGGCCCCCTCTGCGACGCCGGGCTCGCCGCCCGCTCCGTCGCGGCCCGAGGTTGCTACCACGGGTTCGACGGGTTCGCCGGTGAATCCTCAGCGGCCCGAGCCGTCGCCCGCAGGTGCGCCTCCTGCACCGCTGCGGCCCGAGCCCACGGCCCCGGCACCGGCTCCACCCGCCGCTTCCCCGCGACCCGAGGCCACCTCCGGGTTCCCGGGTTCACCCGCTCCGTCGCCACGGCCTGAGACCGCATCTGCGGCGACGGGTACGCCGACTGCTTCTCCGCGTCCCGAATCAGGTTCTGCGTCGCCGAGTCCGACACGGCCCGAGCCGACGTCGCCGGCATCGACTTCCCCGCCTGGGCCCGCACCCGGTCCTCCGTCGGCCCCGCCGCGACCGCCCTCGTTCTCGCCGCCGCCCGGTGCGCCCGCGCCCCCCCGTCCCGAGACGGCGGTGCCACCGAGCCCGACGACGCACGCCCCCGCGGCCGCCGGTCCGCAATCGGCTGGGCCGTCGACCGTCCCGCGTCCGGTCCCGCCGTTGCCCGGTGCGCCCGGTGCGCCCGGTGCGCCCGGTGCGCCGATGCCCACGCCGGCCCCGCCGCTTCCCCGACCGGTGGACGCGCCGCCCACGGCCACAACGCCGGCCCCGCCTGGTCGGGCCACGCCGCCGGGCCCACCGGCGGAACAGCGTCGCCAACGTGCCATCGCCGACCCCGCCCAGCATCGCGTGCGCTCAGGCGTGGCCCTGCTGATCGTGTCGGTCGTGGTCGGAGTACTCAGCGCGGGCTTGGTGGCCGTGGCCATCGCTTTGGCGCTGGTCGCGCTGAAGCGCGCCGTCGGCTGACCGACGACGCGCTTCTAGACGACCTGCACTACAGAGCGATCAGCGGTTGAAGCGGTTGAACCGGCCCGCGGCGGCGCCGTTGCCCGACATGGGCTCGACGACGACCGGGTCGTCCATCATGCCAACGGCGCGCTCGGCCTCTTCGACCACAGGCGCAGCGTCGGCCGAGGCAGCAACCTCGACGCGGTAGTAGGTGCGGACTTCAAGCGGGATCTCCTGCATGTGGAACAGCCGGGTGTCGGTGACACCCTCCTGGTTCCGCAGGTGCTCCACGAACCGAACCGCTTCATCGAGGGATTCGGCTTGGTGGTAGCCCGGCTTCCCGTCAGCGCTCCGGAAGACGACCATGTGCGACATGACCACTCCTTTCCGGGACTAGCCATCGACCCCCGCTGGCCGGCACTTGAGCAACGTTCCTCCGAACGGAGGTCTACGAAAAAGTAGACGAAGCAGTAGACTGTTGGTGTGAGCACGACGATCAGAGTCCCGATACGAACGCGTGACCGGCTCGCCGCGCTGGCCAACGCCACCGGCCGGCCCATGACGGCTGTGGTCGAGGACGCGCTCGACGCGCTCGAGCGGCGCATCTTCTTCGAGAGCCTCAACGCCCGCTACGAGGACCTGCGGAACGACGGGGCCGCGTGGGCCGCCGTCGAGGCTGAACGGGCGGCGGAAGAAGGCGCCACCCGCGACCACTCGAAGTGAGGCCACGCAGGGGTGAACTGTGGTTGGTCGACTTCGGGGAGCCCGTCGGGCGTGAACAGGCTGGGCGCCGTCCTGCGCTCGTCGTCTCCGCCGATGCGCTGAACGAAGGCCCCGCCGGCGTGGTGGTCGTCGTCCCTCTCACCACCGCACGCCGGGGACTGCCGTCGCACATCGAGATAGAGCCACGCGACTCCGGCTTGTCGGAAGTGAGCTACGCCAAGTGCGAAGACGTGAAGTCGATCTCGGACCGGCGCCTGGTGGCGCGACTGGGGAGCACGGACCCCGGCGTCATGTTCTCGGTCGGCCGCACCCTGACCTATCTGCTCGACCTCTGACCGACCTACGGCCGGAGCGCCAGGCGCACCACGTAGCGCTGCTTGGCCGAGCCGGGCGGATGGCAGGCGAACAACGTTGCCGTCGGCGTGGGCGTGGGATCGGCGATGTCGACCCGCCGCGGTGTGACCACGAACGACTCGGTCACCAGGTACACGGTGCGCACGCCACCTAGGTCGAAGACGACCTCGTCGCCGGCGACCAGCTTGTCGATGTTGCGGAACGGGCGCGAGTGGGTCACCCGGTGCCCGGCGATGACGACGTTGCCGTTCTCTCCCGGCATGGCCGTGCCCGGCCAGTGGCTCGGGCCCTTGTCGATGTTGCGCAGGCTGATGCCGTGGTAGAGCCGGTGCACCAACCCGATCTTGGGGATCTCGATGGTGCCGATCTCCACGATGGGCTCGGCCGCGTAGGGGTCGGCGGGTGGCGTGACCGGCCCGCGCACGGTGGTGGTGGTCGACGACCCGGCCGGCGCCGCCACCGTCGTCGACACCGGCACCTCGGCCACCGGGTTGTCGACGGCGACCGCAGGCGCCTCGGTCGTCCGCTCCACCACGACGGCGCCGAGGCCCGACAGCAGCAGGCCGACGACGAGGACCGTCAGGAGGCGGCGGGTGTCGGGACGCATCCCGCCAGTGTGGCGCCGCCGTACACCGCGTGCAGCCACAGGTCGGCCAACGTCTCGGCCAGCGCCTCGCCCGAGGGCGGTTCGCCGAACTCCACGTGGGCGATGG is a genomic window containing:
- a CDS encoding PDZ domain-containing protein produces the protein MVVPDSGTGVPSGSGLQPAPERPLWLHFWWVPHVVIGLLTLAVSLNTDLPYYAIAPGDAREVDELIRAPEGRLYPSRGEVYLATVSLQRVKALGAVQGWLDDEVDVVPEEQILGRTPPAQYRQQNLQLMDDSKETAIVVALRQLGHNVPETGKGALVVQVSDGSPASGRLAPGDAITAVDGVPTTVSQAAVDRIRSHRPGEVARIEVTDSNGTTRIEEVTLGEREGNAFLGVVMQTKDRRFDKPFEVNIDSGRIGGPSAGLAFALGLIEQLSAGELTGGKKVAVTGTIDMNGEVGEVGGVAQKTAAVRNQGADVFLVPPGEYEVALSHAGSKLQIVKVATLEEAIQALGRLGGDITAATAGGSR
- a CDS encoding ATP-binding protein — protein: MSASAAQFQFAAEFVLFLASAAGLALVVLRGELVARPLGSRALLAVGFLSLSAAAFFHGSSLIESGDDPLLLSLRGAGVAALLFGSVPWCGGRTSRRLMWVGMAGTAAATVAAATTTTSNVPAALLVIGAAGIGSSVLTASRRSIAARVAASAAGALLLVVLVLSVALSAVLANTVEDQELTRLDARARSEATFARREGAARLAEAKIVAANLGSQRAQAILDFTGPGEGNLNPELAALSSTYFLGTPLAFVAPTGEVLGVTGIDNATAVALAGSEIVRQSIQTLSARNSVDVLAGQAFAVAASPARMQQQGASPVLLGVAIAVSRLNDDYLNVRSSDDESLSLALADRDRFVASFGPRPPAGTVLSLAKTVIDTGRAESTITPTRFVAIRPVRMEDERPILAMAASTPTAIVGDSRDRLFRTLFVIALGGTLLALLLASIVGERIGAGLRRLTRVAEGIQRGELNVRAEIASDDEVGVLGSAFDSMALSIQEKTEAESRLRSRLEAVVAGMGEALIAVDATGRITDFNQAAEELLGIGAASAREQRADEVVSLSADDGTDIGGRLTRLSPTRWHAEGWVDHQDGSRIPVSVLGGPLRDLAGELAGAVFVLRDLRREREVEQMKTEFLSRIGHELRTPLTGIMGYADLLTRKDVPPERARQWHGEILKQSKALFRIVQMLEFFASAGAGRVILRPEVVEVRALVDEVVKRWDERVNGTRSIVRRVSRGVPKVQVDRRWLTLSLDELVDNAVKFSGDGGKITVTAAPVDGGLEVSVVDRGKGMTPQEQELAFADFVQGDTSDTRSFGGLGLGLSLVQRVAEAHGGSVSLLSEPGKGSRFSIFLPATPIQGRR
- a CDS encoding type II toxin-antitoxin system PemK/MazF family toxin, translating into MRPRRGELWLVDFGEPVGREQAGRRPALVVSADALNEGPAGVVVVVPLTTARRGLPSHIEIEPRDSGLSEVSYAKCEDVKSISDRRLVARLGSTDPGVMFSVGRTLTYLLDL
- a CDS encoding class E sortase, whose protein sequence is MRPDTRRLLTVLVVGLLLSGLGAVVVERTTEAPAVAVDNPVAEVPVSTTVAAPAGSSTTTTVRGPVTPPADPYAAEPIVEIGTIEIPKIGLVHRLYHGISLRNIDKGPSHWPGTAMPGENGNVVIAGHRVTHSRPFRNIDKLVAGDEVVFDLGGVRTVYLVTESFVVTPRRVDIADPTPTPTATLFACHPPGSAKQRYVVRLALRP